AGCTTTTAGCCTACCACTGAGCCCATTTGAAAAATTGGTAGGTACATGGCAATGACCAAGCCACCGACTAATACGCCAAGTACCGCCATAATAAGCGGCTCCATCAAGCTGGTCAAACCATCAACCGCGTTATCGACTTCGTTTTCATAGTAGATCGCTACTTTATCGAGCATGTCTTCCAAGCTACCAGACTCTTCACCGATACCAACCATTTGAATGACAAGGCTTGGAAATAAATTGGTTGAGCGTATGGAGAACTGTAATTGTTGCCCTGTAGAGACGTCATTTTTGATTTGCTGAATCGCGTTATAAAACACCACGTTATTTGCCGCGCCCGCAGTAGAGTCCAGAGCATCAATAAGTGGTACGCCAGCAGCAAAAGTGGTAGACAAAGTGCGAGCAAAACGCGCAATAACAGCTTGGTAAGCGATATTACCAAATATCGGGGCTTTTAATGCCACACGGTCTAAGAAATCGCGAAATTTCTTTGAGCGCTTCTTAGCTTCTGAAAATCCGATAATAGCGCCACCGATAAACACAATTAACATGAACCACCACGCTTGCATCCACTCAGACATACTTACTACCATCTGCGTAAAAGCAGGTAGCTCTGCGCCAAAAGAGCCAAATAAATCAGCAAATACTGGAACGACTTTAACGAGCAGAATGATGGTCACAATGATAGCGACTACAACGACCGCGATAGGATATTTCATGGCTTTTTTGATTTTAGCTTTGAGCAGCTCGCTTTTTTCTTTATACGTCGCAACCCGCTCTAACATGGTTTCTAACGCACCTGACTGCTCACCAGAATCGACAAGCGAGCAAAAAAGGTCATCAAAATATCGTGGATGCCTGCGTAATGCTGAAGCAAAGTTGCCACCAGCTTCAATATCGGCTTTGATTTGTAAAACCAAATCTTTCATACTTGGGTTATCGAGAGAGTCAGCAACAATTTCAAAGGATTGGGTCAATGGCACCCCAGCTTTCATCATCGTTGCCAATTGACGCGCAAAAATAGCAATATCGATAGGCTTGATGGGTTTTTTAAAGCTATATAAGGGTTTTGGCTTTTTCTTGATACTTTTAACCGTGATACCTTGTTTGCGCAATGTGGCTTTGGCAAGCTCTAAGCTATGACTGGTGGTCTCACCTTTTACCTTTTGCCCGCGCCGGTTGACCCCATCATAGACAAAGTCTAACAGCATGTCGGTCTTAGCTTTTGCCATGTCCCTTCCTCAAAAAATGGTCTGATATAATCCAGTATAGATAATACGATCTAGAAAACGTGCTTCACTCATCGGTTTAAGTGGATATACTTTATTTTAGCGCAAAAAACCAGTGTTTATCTGTTTTGTTTCCGCTGCTACTGACTATTGTTCAGCAGCAATCATACAACAAGCTTTACGGCCGCGATGAACTTTACTCGAAGCAATATCTGTACCAAATTTTTCAACCAACTAGGCTATCCAGACGTCACGCGCATCATTTCTTGAATACTGGTCACGCCTTGTAACACCTTTAAAACACCAGAACGACGTAAGTCTCTAAAACCATTTTTGAGTGCCGCATCTTTGATATCTATCGCGTTACCATCTTCCATAATAATACGTGAAATGTCGGGAGTGATTTTCATAACCTCATAAATACCGACACGCCCTTTATAGCCTTCACGGCATTTATTACAACCGACCGGCTCATAAATGATATTGTCTGTATTGTCCAAGTCAGCATCGGTAAAGCCCAGCTCAAGCAAACTTTGACGCGGAATATTGATGGATTTTTTACAGCTTTTACATAAGCGCCGTGCTAACCGTTGGGCAATGACCAAGTTGACGGAAGTAGCAATATTAAAGGAAGCTACACCCATGTTGAGTAACCGCGTCAATGTTTCAGGCGCTGAGTTGGTATGTAGGGTTGAAAGTACCATATGCCCTGTTTGTGCTGCTTTAATCGCAATTTCAGCGGTTTCAAGGTCACGAATTTCACCAACCATCACGATATCAGGGTCTTGGCGTAAAAATGATTTGAGGGCAGTAGAGAAGGTCAATCCCACTTTTGGGTTGACGTTGACCTGATTAATGCCTTCAAGGTTAATTTCGACAGGGTCTTCGGCGGTTGAGATATTGGTCGAACCAGTATTCAGAATATTGATGCCAGTATAAAGTGAGACGGTTTTACCAGAGCCAGTAGGACCTGTGATAAGAAGCATCCCTTGCGGTTTATGTAACGCTTCTAAAAACATATCTTGTTGGTCAGGCTCGTAGCCTAATCCTTCAATACCGAGCATGGCTGATGAAGGGTCTAAGATACGCAAAACAAGCTTTTCGCCAAATAAGGTTGGCAGGCAGCTTACCCGAAAGTCGATGGCCTTATCTTTAGATATCTTAAGCTTCATACGCCCATCTTGTGGTACACGGCGCTCTGAGATGTCCATTTGTGACATCACTTTTAGACGTGCGGCAATTTTTCCAGCAAGCTGCACGGGCGGATTGGCCATCTTTTGCATCACACCGTCAACTCGAAAGCGCACTCGATAGCTTTTTTCATAGGGCTCAAAATGTAAGTCGGATGCACCCATACGAATGGCATCAACCAGCATTTTATTAACAAACTTGACGACCGGTGCTTCATCGACACTATCAGAAAGTTTGGTCGCGCTGTCCTCTTCTTCACTCTCATCAAAGCCAATATTTAAATCACTATCAGAAAAGCTATCAAAACTTTGCATGGTATCAGCGTAAAGGTTTTCAATACACCTTTTAAGCTTGTCTTCTTCAACCACGACTGTTTCAATCGACAAGCGTGAGTTGAAGGCAATCGCATCAATCGCATCGATACGGGTCGGATCACTAAGTGCCACAAACAAGCGTTGCCCGCGCTTAAACATTGGTAAGGCATTAAACTTACGCACGATTTTTTCATCGACCAAATCTTTTGGGATAACCTCTGAGCTGAGCGCATCGAGATCAAATAAAGGGTCGCCAAACGCTTGCGACAGCATTTGTGCCAATTGATAGGCATTGGCAAG
This window of the Psychrobacter arcticus 273-4 genome carries:
- a CDS encoding type II secretion system F family protein; amino-acid sequence: MAKAKTDMLLDFVYDGVNRRGQKVKGETTSHSLELAKATLRKQGITVKSIKKKPKPLYSFKKPIKPIDIAIFARQLATMMKAGVPLTQSFEIVADSLDNPSMKDLVLQIKADIEAGGNFASALRRHPRYFDDLFCSLVDSGEQSGALETMLERVATYKEKSELLKAKIKKAMKYPIAVVVVAIIVTIILLVKVVPVFADLFGSFGAELPAFTQMVVSMSEWMQAWWFMLIVFIGGAIIGFSEAKKRSKKFRDFLDRVALKAPIFGNIAYQAVIARFARTLSTTFAAGVPLIDALDSTAGAANNVVFYNAIQQIKNDVSTGQQLQFSIRSTNLFPSLVIQMVGIGEESGSLEDMLDKVAIYYENEVDNAVDGLTSLMEPLIMAVLGVLVGGLVIAMYLPIFQMGSVVG
- the pilB gene encoding type IV-A pilus assembly ATPase PilB, with product MSITTSKYGGLAQQLISEGIVSEAHMKAAQTDSQQQQIGLVSYLVEHKLANAYQLAQMLSQAFGDPLFDLDALSSEVIPKDLVDEKIVRKFNALPMFKRGQRLFVALSDPTRIDAIDAIAFNSRLSIETVVVEEDKLKRCIENLYADTMQSFDSFSDSDLNIGFDESEEEDSATKLSDSVDEAPVVKFVNKMLVDAIRMGASDLHFEPYEKSYRVRFRVDGVMQKMANPPVQLAGKIAARLKVMSQMDISERRVPQDGRMKLKISKDKAIDFRVSCLPTLFGEKLVLRILDPSSAMLGIEGLGYEPDQQDMFLEALHKPQGMLLITGPTGSGKTVSLYTGINILNTGSTNISTAEDPVEINLEGINQVNVNPKVGLTFSTALKSFLRQDPDIVMVGEIRDLETAEIAIKAAQTGHMVLSTLHTNSAPETLTRLLNMGVASFNIATSVNLVIAQRLARRLCKSCKKSINIPRQSLLELGFTDADLDNTDNIIYEPVGCNKCREGYKGRVGIYEVMKITPDISRIIMEDGNAIDIKDAALKNGFRDLRRSGVLKVLQGVTSIQEMMRVTSG